The region AATTCATTTTTTATTTAATCTACTAAAATATTAATAAATGGCAGACAAACTTTGACAACCTGTCGTGGTTCAATGCTGCTAGTGAAAATACGAGCAAAAGTGATCCTCGTTAAAAGCTAATATTTAGGAGATGACAGTTATGATTAAAAATTCATTGGCACGTTTTAATACGGACTATAGGAAGAGATTTTTTAATTATTTAATTGCAATGGTGATTATTTGGGTTATTACATTCATGATAGTTAAAATTTCTGGTCATGAAAATCAAATTTTATCCCTGTTAAAGAACACTATTGGCAAATCAGCAGGAAACGGGCAACTAGCGTTATTCTGGCATAATTTTTCTAGTTCATTACTAATTATTATCCTAGGTATAATTCCAATTCCCCTTTATTATTTATTTATTATTATGAATGCTGCGAGCGTAGGGATGACACTTTCCTTAGTAAACAATCCAATTCCAATGTTTTTAGCTGGGATTTTACCACACGGACTATTTGAAATACCTGGACAATTGATGAGCGTTGCAATTAGCGCTCGACTTGTTTGGTTCATGATTAATAAATACTTTCGGCATAAGCAAACTAATGTAACATTAAAAACTCTAATTACTGAAAGTGCTATCGATACAGTTGTATACGTTTTACCATTGCTTTTCATTGCAAGCATTATTGAAACTTATATAACACCTATCTTAATTAATATGATCAGCAAATAACTTATTTATCCACTCTGGTGACGTTAGCAGTGGTTCGATTCCACTGGTGGAAATATAGGTCGGGTTCTCACCTCGACACAATCTTCTAGTTCCTATTGGTCATAGAATTAATTAGATCACTATTTTTACTTGGTTCACATACAGAAAGCTTTTTCAATCAATACTTTGATTACTCAAAATTTCCAGAATGCCTAGTTTAAGAATAGGGTTGGATATAGCTAATATTCAAAATTTATTTTCATTCTAAAATTGACTTCCATTGATCCACGATGTTTTCCATCTGGAAATCCCGCACCCTCTCTAACGACCTTTTGGCGAATTGCTCTCTTATCCCTTGGTCGTTTAATACTGGCAAAATTTTTTGAATAAATTCGTCTACATTGTGACCGTCTAACAGTAGTCCATACTTGCCGCCATCCAAGTATTCATCTGCCCCAGTTGAATACATTGTTGCAATTGGTAACCCAAA is a window of Pediococcus claussenii ATCC BAA-344 DNA encoding:
- a CDS encoding stage II sporulation protein M — translated: MIKNSLARFNTDYRKRFFNYLIAMVIIWVITFMIVKISGHENQILSLLKNTIGKSAGNGQLALFWHNFSSSLLIIILGIIPIPLYYLFIIMNAASVGMTLSLVNNPIPMFLAGILPHGLFEIPGQLMSVAISARLVWFMINKYFRHKQTNVTLKTLITESAIDTVVYVLPLLFIASIIETYITPILINMISK